The window TAAAATCACTCTGCTAATTTTGTATTCTGATAGAGCGCTGCGGGTGGGTGGGTCCAACAAGGACCATCAGCCAAAAGAATTGAGGAACATTTAATTGGTATTTAATGAAGTTTAAGGTGTTTTTctgccaaaacaaaaacaaaagaattgaAGGAATGTACAACTTTTCAAGTTTTACAACTAATCGTCCCCATTGTAGCTTGAGAAATCAGGAGCAAACCACATCATGTGCCTGAATCTAATCGAGAAACCCGTCAATGCATGCAATTGTGAAATGTAAGCCTTTTGCGATGGGATATCACTAAGTATTGGTTatgaatatattaaaaaaattaatagatGTATGGAGCATATGCATAATAGATatattggaaaaataaaaaaaaattaaaaagaaaaatatgcgGAGCATATCTACCTTATATCTACCAACTAGATAAGAGAACAATTGGAGTTCTCAATTGAatgccaagtgtcactatatTGTTAGAGAAAGGagtttttttctggttttttctACCAAAAAGTGAGAAATGTCTATTTCAGGCATGGTCTTCAAATGCAAAGTCTTAATAGTTCCTTACTATTTTGGGGCTAATTGGTAACAATGGTTTAATTATTTGCATTTGTTccttttgtttggtttttaaTTGATGTGAAAGGTCAATTGAATCCTTTTACGAAAACTAGCTCATTAAATAGTTGCTAACTATTTAGGgttatttttgtatatttgaaaatatttcttttataattttctgATCAAGTGCAAATAATTGTAAACTATTTGTGGGCCCTTTTATCACATGGGCTGTTTTGAATTAGATTATATGATTcattatataattaatataaattaatGGAGTTATGTCCGTTAGAAGTAATGTACTTGGCCGTTATGACTGATGTTAAAGTTAGTGAACACCACCTTAATTGTCTTATTAGTTATTGAacttccttctttcttcatttAGCCAGAATTCCCTTCCCCTTCTTTTCTGTCGAAtagcctttttctttctctcaatcGAATAGGTCGCTATACTATATCGGCCTgcaaaattttcagtttcttACCGAATCCTTCAACAACTAAATTGTCCTTCAATTTGATTTCAACCCAGAAAATCCTCCACACGCACGTGAATTCTTGGCCTGCCCCAAAAATTAGGTCAGTAAAATTCCTTTTCCCCAAAATCTACGGCCCTGCAAAATCTTCGATTTTCTGTCAATTCCTCGAGCAATTAACTGTACTTCCTTTCGATTGTCTCTAAAAAAGTCGCCCAATTGACGTCAATTCTTCTTTTGCCCCAAAAAACAGTTCACTGATATCTCTTTTTCCCCAAAATCAGCTCATTTTAGGGATGcatgttctaccgacgtatgcTGTGATGCAGCTTTCAAAATGGGCTGTATTCCCAGCCCTATATATACTTTTGTTTCTCAGTTTTGCCGCAGCAGACGAGCGAAGAAAATCTAGGTATTTTCTATTCTCTGTCTTTTTATTTCAGCCTGCATTTTTTTACTTTGATGAATGTTCTTACCTTCTGTTCATTTATTATTGCCTTCCGTTAATTAAAGACTGCCATGTCTTTTATATTATGCATAAAAGAATAATTATGATGGTAATTTTTCGATTAGCTTACCTTtactttttcctctctttttatATTCATTTCAAATGCTGCCGGACTTTTGCCAACATTCAGGCGAGCAAAAAAAATATAGGtatgtttttgttttctcacCTTCTGATTTGAACTGCAATTTTTTCCCATTGTTATTGCCTGTGTTTATTGCTTTCTTTTAATTATAAGAAATGCGATGTGTTTGATGTTATGCTATGATGCTTTACTTTTGCCTctgtttttaatttcaaatgttGCATGATGCTGTTAGTTGTTTATCTATTCAATAATTACATCATTTAGTATCATTGTACTTCGGGTTATTAAGGTTgccattttatatatattagttaGTTTTAGCTATTCTAGGATGCTTTGATTCTGTCATTTTGTGTGCCTTTGGTTTAGTATCTTGCTttatttatagtaaaattaGGTTTTGATCTTCTGTGtttcaaaatgaagaaaaaaagaaaatttagttcaGGTTTTAGATTGATAGATGAGATGTTTGATGATTCCCTTGATTTAGCAAtgttggaaagaaacaaaaggagaaaCTTAAATATGCTGACTGAGCATATGAAGTTTACTCTTGATTCTTCTGTTTCTCAACCATATTCTCCTATTGTAATGAACTGTGAGAATGACATCCGTGAAAAGCACTATGTTGAAACATGTGCTTCACAAAATCACATCGATAGGAATGTAATTCTGCCAAATGACTGCAGGGGTAAAAATGTTTACTTTCCTCCAAAAAAAACTGGAGAAGTTCATTATACCTCTGATTCTACTGACAAGCATTGTTTGCCTACAATGAATTCATCTTTAATCAACCTCTGTGGTGTTGAACCTGCTGCTTTGTCACAAGTGAACTTCAATGAGGAACCATTTGTTACAGAAAATCAGTTTCAGAGTGAACAAGTTGCAAACGTTAAAGAAATAATTAGCTATTCTGAAATATCAAATCTAGATATGGAACTAGCTAATTATATTCCTCCCCTTTCTGTGAATAGCCATATACCTATAATAGGTAGTACATCTGTAATATCATATTTATCACAACCATATATGACCAACTCAATCACACTGTTAGAAAAGGAACAAAAGCTGAAATGATAAATGCATGTTTGATAAATTCTCCATTATGGCACAAATTAGAGAAATTGCAATTAATAGAGAACATGAGAGCAAAATTAGATCCTTCATTCACGCAGTTTCTTTTAAGAATTGGAGATGGGACACAAGAAACAAATGAAAATGACATAGTAAAACTTCCATCTTCAATTATAGTTAACTATAATAATGAGACTGATGCAATTGAAAAGCTAATCAATATTGTGTATCCTGAATTTAAAGATCCTTCAAACAAACTGTATTGCTCACAAAATAGAGCAATTCTAACTACAAAGAATAACTTTGtagatgaaataaatgatcaattGATCAAAAAATTTCCAGGAGATTTGACTGAGTACCTAAGCTATGATGAAACACTGAATGAAAATCATCAATCTGAATATATTGATCTTTTGAATACTCTTACGCCAAGCAATTTACCTCCACATAGGTTACTCTTAAAATCCAATGCCCCAATAATTCTTTTAAGAAATCTTGATCCTGCTGAAGGATTATGCAATGGAACTAGACTGATAATAAAGAGTTTGAGCAAGAATGTTATTTGTGCTAAAATTGCagttggtgatttttgtggcaaAGAAGTTTTTATACATAGAATTTCCTTGCAGCCACCAAGTGATGAACAATATCCAGTTCCATATAAGAGAACACAATTTCCAATTCGTTTGTGCTTTGCAATGACAATAAATAAAGCACAAGGCCAAACTTTAGATTTTGTTGGTATTTATTTGAAAGAACCTGTGTTTTCATATGGCCAATTATATGTTGCACTTTCAAGAGCCAAAACAGCTTCGGCTGTAAAAGTACTTATTAGGCCAGCTTATTTTGATGAATCATGCACTGATCATACTAAAAATATAGTATATAAAGAAGTTCTCGAAGCTTCCCAGATTGTATTATCAGGTTTTAATATTCATGCCCTTTTTTTCaactttattattttgtttaattCACTATCTAATTTCTGTACAAATACAGCCCATCATGCCTAGACATATATCTTCCGTACTAAACATTCAGAAAGGAGCAGAAAAGTGGACTGTTCTGGCACAAGTTGTTCACAGAGGCCACAGTCAATTAACTCGTGAAGTTCCACCTAGGCGAATTATGCGTTTTCTGCTCACAGATACTGAGGTCAGCAATTCTTTCCTATCTCTCTGGTCATTAATTAAATTCATAGATGAGAACATTTTAGATTCTGTAAACGAACATTTTATGATTTGCCTCTTCATTACCACATGGTTGAAAACTTGCTGAAGCTGAGAATAAGGATGATTAGCACCACTTTTGACATAGTAATCAGTGAATTTAGAACTCTGACATCTTACTTATATCAACCTGCTCCTGAAGGGAATCTTGTTGTTCATTAAGTTTTTCTATCCAACTAGCAAGTAGGCTTTGTTGGtccagaagaaaaagaagaatgttTTCAATCTGtgacatcaaaaaaaaaaaagagtatctGGTCAAGAGTAGCTCCTGCTCCATGAACTTCCTTCGAACCcccccccacaaaaaaaaacccAATAATATGGGAATAACCTCCTTATCAGCATATTTAGATACATGTTTGTTATCAAGTGTTGGTTACCTTATACTGAAGTTATTCTAGCATTACAAACCTTTGTTATGAGCATATCACAAACATATACATATGCAATTCCAGTTTACCCTGTTACATTATTGCTTATTACATCTcacaaaaaacacacacactaAACAGATAATGAAATTGTAAAAGCTTAAGGGGAGGAAAAATTGCATATTTCTGCTGGTCATCAAGACAGGCTGTACCAGACAGCATGTGGGAGTATAATATGTTAATTATCTAAATTTGCACAGGACTAATGAACTGGAACAATTGACATACTTATGGCAGTTAACCTTTTCATCTATACGAACCATAGTTTCATCTACTGATATCAGAACTATagtttgattacaagtgaatACTCGCCTAACTATTAAAGTATTCATTcctataattttaatttctgtGTCATAAATATAATGTTAGCCAAAAACATTATAGTTATAGCTATAactcataatatatatataactaacTTTTCCTAATCCTAATCAGGGAACAAAAGTTTCTGTTGTGACTTATGAACAACACATCAAGACCTTCAGCAAATTTCTGCAGCCTTATCAACGATATTATGTTTCTAATGCAATTGTGGTTCCTGCTGACCCAACATACAGAGTTGGGACTTATGAATGCTCCTGGATTTTGAACTACAAGACTTTGATTGAAAATTATGCTGAACCTGTGCCACCTATGTTGCCTTGCATATTTGAGCTGACAAACTTCTCTGATCTGCACAAATATGCTGATTCAGATAACCTTTGCAGTAATTTTTGTtacattattttttaatttacttgACAGTCATTTGACATTTTATTGATTTCTTACATTCATATCAACACTTTTGTTTCAGATATTAGAGGCTTTGTCATTCACGCATTCCCAATAAAGCAGCTAGATCCAGATTCTATTTCTAGAGACATTATAATAGTGAATGAAGAGTAATCAAACCTGAATACTACTATTTTATTAACTCATTTTAGATTAATGGCAGTAgttataatttatttgttataCCTGACAGGAAGAAACTCATGCTTATGACTCTCTGGAATGAATTTGAACATGATGAAGGGAGCAAAATAGCAGACATGATTAGCACTGCCCCTCTAATCATAGCTCTCCGTGTTAAAGTGACCACATTCAATAGTAAATTTTTCATTATGCATTATGATTTCTTTATTGTGTGTCTTTTAAGTACTTAATGTTATAATTACTAAaccatttcatcatttttacagCTTTGTCATTCACTACAAGGTATTCATCTGGAATTCTGATCAGTCCTCCACTCCCAGATGAGCTATCTTTGAGGCAATGGTaagtataattttctttttagttttttccATAAATTATCAACTTATTTTACTGATAAATTTTGTATTTGTCCTCTGAACATAATCATTCAGGTTCAGCTTGAACAAGGAAGAAATCAGGAATTTGCTTGATGCTAAAACATACAATGATGCAAGCTATTTACTTCCTCCTCCAAATGAAGAAGATATCAAAGCAATCAGCAATTTTCAG is drawn from Coffea arabica cultivar ET-39 chromosome 1c, Coffea Arabica ET-39 HiFi, whole genome shotgun sequence and contains these coding sequences:
- the LOC113735657 gene encoding replication protein A 70 kDa DNA-binding subunit B-like; protein product: MPRHISSVLNIQKGAEKWTVLAQVVHRGHSQLTREVPPRRIMRFLLTDTEGTKVSVVTYEQHIKTFSKFLQPYQRYYVSNAIVVPADPTYRVGTYECSWILNYKTLIENYAEPVPPMLPCIFELTNFSDLHKYADSDNLCNIRGFVIHAFPIKQLDPDSISRDIIIVNEEKKLMLMTLWNEFEHDEGSKIADMISTAPLIIALRVKVTTFNTLSFTTRYSSGILISPPLPDELSLRQWFSLNKEEIRNLLDAKTYNDASYLLPPPNEEDIKAISNFQASFPVQKAAWVQGTVKLAYGFSKYWTTACANCHKIVNADIDWIIHCPSCKQQTEVELRARIPIIITDASSSIHCIISGEDAEKLIEFTPLQLKQAQEDGFQIDTELNDALKKYTVVCFLKSYETPFQGQLQRKNTVIKAYTAAELSDRPLPLELPENTQVFSELRSSSARHAETSSKDQLFTPSTKLVLEEIAGASSYKDSQTSATSGAKRSLEFPEDLPADTDPKQPTKAAEEFAKEPAKSYGPLANIKDSPAKKPKAKED